One window from the genome of Prinia subflava isolate CZ2003 ecotype Zambia chromosome 2, Cam_Psub_1.2, whole genome shotgun sequence encodes:
- the LOC134547238 gene encoding cytochrome c oxidase assembly protein COX20, mitochondrial isoform X2 has protein sequence MAGEGDSEPGKSFKLLGFLDVKNVPCARESVLYGSLGSLVMGLGHFLATSRVKRSCDVAVGGFICTMLGYWFYCRYNLAQQRIRQRMLKEGMKNRALFEGSYLDPGKEQTGSERRDS, from the exons TCCTTTAAACTCCTGGGATTTCTTGATGTTAAAAATGTCCCATGTGCACGAGAATCGGTGCTCTATGGCTCCTTGGGGTCTTTAGTTATGGGTCTTGGACATTTTTTAGCAACTA gTAGAGTTAAAAGATCTTGTGATGTTGCAGTTGGTGGCTTTATTTGCACAATGTTAGGATACTG GTTTTACTGCAGGTACAACTTGGCCCAGCAAAGGATCCGGCAAAGAATGCTtaaagaaggaatgaaaaacaGAGCTTTATTTGAAGGCAGTTATCTTGATCCAGGAAAGGAACAGACTGGCAGTGAAAGAAGGGATTCATAG
- the LOC134547238 gene encoding cytochrome c oxidase assembly protein COX20, mitochondrial isoform X1 has product MAGEGDSEPGKSFKLLGFLDVKNVPCARESVLYGSLGSLVMGLGHFLATNFFGFLSGRVKRSCDVAVGGFICTMLGYWFYCRYNLAQQRIRQRMLKEGMKNRALFEGSYLDPGKEQTGSERRDS; this is encoded by the exons TCCTTTAAACTCCTGGGATTTCTTGATGTTAAAAATGTCCCATGTGCACGAGAATCGGTGCTCTATGGCTCCTTGGGGTCTTTAGTTATGGGTCTTGGACATTTTTTAGCAACTA atttctttggttttctttcaggTAGAGTTAAAAGATCTTGTGATGTTGCAGTTGGTGGCTTTATTTGCACAATGTTAGGATACTG GTTTTACTGCAGGTACAACTTGGCCCAGCAAAGGATCCGGCAAAGAATGCTtaaagaaggaatgaaaaacaGAGCTTTATTTGAAGGCAGTTATCTTGATCCAGGAAAGGAACAGACTGGCAGTGAAAGAAGGGATTCATAG